The genome window TTTTTTTCAATTAATAAGTTTTACAAATGAATTCCTCCAGCAACTTCTATTCGCTGTCCGTTTACCCATTTTGAATCGTCTGTACATAAAAAAGCAACCACACTTCCAATATCATCAGGAAGCCCCACCCGGCCCAATGCCGTTTGAGACGCAATCTGCTGATTTAGCTGTTCATTATCACGAACTGCACCACCGCCAAAATCGGTTTCAATCGCTCCCGGAGCAACAATATTCACCCTGATTTTTCTTGCGCCTAATTCCTGCGCCTGATAGCTTGTCAATGTTTCAATTGCCCCTTTCATGCTCGCATAAGCAGAATATCCAGGATATGAGAAGCGTGCCAATCCAGACGAAATATTTACAATTCCACCGCCGTCATTCAATATGTTCAAAGCTTTTTGAGTCAGGAAAAATGTCCCTTTAAAATGAATGTTAACCATATCGTCAAATTGCGCTTCTGTGGTTTCGGAAAAACTTGCATAAGTTCCGACTCCGGCATTATTGATTAAAAAATCAATTTTATCGGTACCAAAAGTGTTTTTTAAAGCCGATAATGCATTTTGAAAAAAAGAATCAAAACTGCCTACCTCAGCGACATTCAGCTGAAGTGCCACGGCTTTTTGGCCTAATTTTTCGATTTCGCTTACAACTTCTTCAGCTTCGGTTTTTTTGCTGTGATATGTCAACACAATGTCCAGTCCTTTTTTGGCAAGACTCAAAGCCATATTTTTTCCTAATCCGCGGCTCCCGCCAGTAACCAGAGCAATTTTATTTCCCATCTTAAATTTTGTTTTAAATTATCTAAGACAAAATTAATTCAGATGTAAAGTTCATTAGTTGCAAATATCAATCCAGAATTTGCGAAATTCAAATCAAACCATTTAAACGCGAAAAGACAAAGGTGACAGCGCAGTCTGCTTTTTGAAAAAATTAGAGAAATGTGCCAGTTCTTCGAAACCGAGCGAATAAGCAATTTCCGAAATGTTCCAATCTGTTTCTTTCAACAAAGTTTTGGCTTCCTGAATCAATCGTTCACTGATTAATTCAGTAGTAGTCTTTCCTGTATTTTCCTTTAAAACTTTATTAAGATGATTGACATGAATAGACAAACGGGCAGCAAAATCTTTGGCTGATTTCAATTCCAGACGCTGACGGGAAGATTCAATAGGAAATTGT of Flavobacterium marginilacus contains these proteins:
- a CDS encoding SDR family NAD(P)-dependent oxidoreductase, encoding MGNKIALVTGGSRGLGKNMALSLAKKGLDIVLTYHSKKTEAEEVVSEIEKLGQKAVALQLNVAEVGSFDSFFQNALSALKNTFGTDKIDFLINNAGVGTYASFSETTEAQFDDMVNIHFKGTFFLTQKALNILNDGGGIVNISSGLARFSYPGYSAYASMKGAIETLTSYQAQELGARKIRVNIVAPGAIETDFGGGAVRDNEQLNQQIASQTALGRVGLPDDIGSVVAFLCTDDSKWVNGQRIEVAGGIHL